A segment of the Nitrospina gracilis 3/211 genome:
CCAACATGACCAAGGCGCTGGAAATCAACCCGAACCACTCCAACGCGCATAACTTCATCGGCTACATGTACGCGTCGCGCAACATCAAGCTCGACCGCGCACTGTACCATCTGGAGCAGGCACTCAGCATCCAGCCACGCAACGGGTATTTCCTCGACAGTCTGGGCTGGATTTATTACAAGAAAGGCGAGCCGGAAAAAGCCCTCACCCACATCAAAAAGGCGCTCATTTACACCGAGCCGGACCCGGTTTTGTATGACCACCTGGGCGATATCCACTTTTCGCTGAAAAACATCGGGGAAGCCCGCAAGGCGTGGAAGACCAGCCTTGTCCTCACCCGGCAAAAGGAGAGCGCTCCCGGCGGCGAAGTTCCGGACCTGGACCAGCTTGAGGAAAAAATCCGCAAAGCCGACGAGATGTTGGGGGCACGCTGACCCCGGCCGGGTGGCAACGAATTCCGGTTCACTCCATGACAGTCTTTCATACCGCTCGCAGTTGTTTTTTCGGTCTCGCTTTGCTGGCGCTGTCCGCCTGCCAGACCACGCCCCCCACGTCCGGGCCCCAGCCGGTCCAGGCCGTTTCCGATGAAACCATTCTCCAGGCGCTCGCCCGCCATCACAACAGCGTTCACAGCGTTCGTTCCTTTGTCACTACGCGTATCCGCACGCGGCTGGTGGACCACGTACTCCGCCAGACCGTGGTGGCGAGGAACGACCGGTCCATTCGACTGGACACGCTGAGCAATTTCGGCCAGCCCCTGGGCGTGTTCATCTTCAATCCCGGCAACATCCAGATCTACGACCCGCAGAAAAATGTCGTGCATACCGGCGCCGAAGCGTGGTACATGATGGCCGACCTGTTCGGCACGTCGTTCGATTTCGCGGAATTCATCAGCGTCTTTCTGGGAAAGGTGCCGCGCTACGACCGATTGAAGGTGGAACGAATCACCGCCCGCGCGGGCAACCTCTACGTGATGGATGCGG
Coding sequences within it:
- a CDS encoding DUF4292 domain-containing protein yields the protein MTVFHTARSCFFGLALLALSACQTTPPTSGPQPVQAVSDETILQALARHHNSVHSVRSFVTTRIRTRLVDHVLRQTVVARNDRSIRLDTLSNFGQPLGVFIFNPGNIQIYDPQKNVVHTGAEAWYMMADLFGTSFDFAEFISVFLGKVPRYDRLKVERITARAGNLYVMDAEDPIRKERTRIEIDADTLHPVGMTRFKNGEALYSVVWTEAKWIGAVYFPHRVTVQRHHENDEVILSYRNPQVNPAISDDVFELFPGRAAP